The following coding sequences lie in one Steroidobacter denitrificans genomic window:
- a CDS encoding IS1634 family transposase: protein MHIDAVPNRTSRPTYLLRESYREGRSVRKRTLANLSALSDEQIEAIRAVLAGVAVRPAQELFETLQSRPHGHAQAVRVAMQRLGFEALIASRPSPERDRVCAMVAARVLAPHTKLATTRWWHNTTLAEEYAVAEADEDDLYAAMDWLLERQDRIERKLAARHLQQGALALYDLSSSYFEGSHCPLAKIGHSRDGKKNKLQVNYGLLTTRAGCPVAISVYEGNTADAKTLMPQVQKLREGFGLQQLVLVGDRGMISHKAITELRELDGLAWITALKSSQIRTLVQGEALQLGLFDDRNLFELVHPDYPGERLVACRNPQLAKLRAYKRQALLEATMKELDKVRCRVERGALKGQAAIGVCVGRVLNKYKVGKHFALDIGERHLHCQLLQERIAAEASLDGIYVIRTSLPKKQMSAADTVRSYKALAQVERAFRSLKTVDLKVRPIHHRLESRVRAHIFLCMLAYYVEWHMQQAWRELLFADEDLQAKLTRDPVAPARRSERALQKIAQRTSEDGTPLHSFHTLLQDLSTIVRNTCIARGARTNPVPFQMVTTPSASQHRALQLLQTITV, encoded by the coding sequence ATGCACATAGATGCCGTGCCCAACCGCACCTCGCGCCCCACCTACCTGCTGCGTGAGTCATATCGTGAGGGCAGGAGCGTGCGCAAACGCACGCTGGCGAACCTCTCGGCGCTATCGGATGAGCAGATCGAGGCGATTCGCGCCGTGCTGGCCGGGGTCGCAGTCAGGCCCGCTCAGGAGCTGTTTGAGACGCTGCAATCGCGCCCTCATGGGCATGCGCAGGCCGTGCGTGTAGCCATGCAGCGGCTTGGGTTCGAGGCGCTGATCGCCTCACGTCCCAGCCCCGAGCGCGATCGAGTGTGTGCGATGGTGGCCGCACGCGTACTGGCGCCGCACACGAAGCTGGCCACGACACGCTGGTGGCACAACACGACCTTGGCGGAAGAGTACGCGGTAGCTGAGGCCGACGAGGATGATCTGTATGCGGCGATGGACTGGCTGCTGGAGCGACAGGATCGTATCGAGCGCAAGCTGGCTGCACGGCACCTGCAGCAAGGCGCCCTGGCACTGTATGACTTGAGCTCCAGCTACTTCGAAGGCTCGCATTGTCCGCTGGCGAAGATCGGTCACAGTCGCGACGGCAAGAAGAACAAGCTGCAGGTCAACTACGGATTGCTCACGACCCGGGCGGGTTGCCCGGTGGCGATCTCGGTGTACGAAGGCAACACCGCCGATGCCAAGACACTCATGCCCCAGGTGCAGAAGTTGCGCGAAGGCTTCGGATTGCAGCAGCTCGTGCTGGTGGGCGATCGCGGCATGATCTCGCATAAGGCGATTACTGAACTGCGCGAACTGGACGGTCTAGCCTGGATCACGGCGCTCAAGAGCAGCCAAATCCGCACCCTGGTGCAAGGGGAGGCGTTGCAGCTGGGCCTGTTCGATGATCGCAATCTGTTCGAGCTGGTGCATCCTGACTATCCCGGCGAGCGGCTGGTCGCCTGTCGTAATCCGCAACTGGCCAAGCTGCGTGCGTATAAGCGCCAAGCGCTGCTGGAGGCGACGATGAAGGAGTTGGACAAGGTGCGCTGTCGCGTCGAACGCGGTGCGCTGAAAGGCCAGGCCGCCATCGGTGTGTGCGTGGGCCGGGTGCTCAACAAGTACAAGGTCGGCAAGCATTTCGCGCTGGACATCGGCGAGCGGCACTTACACTGCCAGCTGCTACAGGAACGGATCGCAGCGGAAGCTTCCCTGGATGGCATCTACGTGATCCGCACCAGCCTGCCCAAGAAGCAGATGTCCGCGGCGGACACGGTGCGCAGCTACAAGGCGTTGGCCCAGGTCGAGCGTGCCTTTCGCTCGCTCAAAACGGTCGATCTGAAAGTACGGCCGATCCACCATCGGCTCGAGTCACGCGTGCGCGCGCACATCTTCCTGTGCATGCTGGCCTACTACGTGGAGTGGCACATGCAGCAGGCTTGGCGCGAACTGCTGTTCGCCGATGAGGACCTCCAGGCCAAGCTCACGCGCGATCCGGTCGCACCCGCCCGCCGTTCCGAGCGGGCCTTGCAAAAGATCGCGCAGCGCACGAGCGAGGACGGAACGCCCTTGCACAGCTTCCACACCCTGCTGCAGGATCTGTCCACGATCGTGCGCAACACCTGCATCGCCCGTGGCGCACGCACGAATCCGGTTCCCTTTCAGATGGTCACAACGCCCAGCGCAAGTCAACACCGAGCGCTCCAGCTACTGCAAACCATCACTGTGTAG
- a CDS encoding PIN domain-containing protein, which produces MCRALRAFAGLPGITIEDEALVAAALEHVERGMNFADALHLGKAGHYEAMVTFAEIAA; this is translated from the coding sequence GTGTGCAGAGCGTTGCGCGCTTTCGCCGGCCTTCCCGGCATAACGATCGAAGATGAGGCGCTGGTGGCGGCGGCACTCGAGCACGTTGAGCGCGGCATGAATTTCGCGGACGCTCTACATCTTGGGAAGGCCGGCCACTACGAGGCGATGGTCACATTCGCCGAGATCGCGGCATAG
- a CDS encoding type II toxin-antitoxin system RelE/ParE family toxin: protein MRYEVLLTEDAEQDLEDLYAYIAKFDSPKNADYVFDRLLEVTESLATSPERGSQPKELRSLGIQEYRQVFFKPYRAIYRVLDKKVVIYVITDGRRDMQSLLSRRLLGG from the coding sequence ATGCGTTATGAAGTGCTCCTCACGGAGGATGCGGAGCAGGATCTTGAAGATCTGTATGCGTACATCGCGAAGTTCGATTCGCCCAAGAACGCAGATTACGTTTTCGATCGACTGCTTGAAGTAACCGAGAGCCTGGCGACTTCGCCTGAACGGGGTTCTCAGCCGAAAGAACTGCGCTCTCTCGGAATTCAAGAATACCGTCAGGTGTTCTTCAAGCCTTATCGGGCGATCTATCGCGTGCTCGACAAGAAGGTTGTCATCTACGTTATTACCGATGGACGTCGCGATATGCAGAGCCTGCTATCGCGCCGGTTGCTCGGTGGCTAA
- a CDS encoding type II toxin-antitoxin system Phd/YefM family antitoxin — protein sequence MRYSTQIKSISYLKANAADVLGELNAQRKPLIITQNGEAKAVLQDVASYEETQETMALLKILALGNKQIEQGKVKPVADVVKRLRGQVSD from the coding sequence ATGCGCTATTCCACCCAGATCAAGTCCATCAGTTACCTGAAAGCAAACGCCGCAGACGTTCTTGGCGAGCTGAACGCGCAACGCAAGCCGCTCATCATTACGCAGAACGGTGAGGCCAAAGCCGTCCTCCAGGACGTAGCCAGTTACGAGGAGACGCAGGAAACAATGGCGCTTCTGAAGATCCTTGCTCTCGGCAACAAGCAGATCGAGCAGGGCAAGGTGAAACCGGTCGCGGATGTCGTGAAACGGCTGCGGGGCCAGGTCAGCGACTAA
- a CDS encoding type II toxin-antitoxin system ParD family antitoxin has product MPTSVALGNHFEEFIKEQLESGRFNNVSEVVRAGLRLLEDEEKLRQIRHTELKAAIQEGIDSEDAGTIEEAIARNRARRRVRAAPDK; this is encoded by the coding sequence ATGCCCACCAGTGTAGCCCTCGGGAATCACTTCGAGGAGTTCATCAAGGAACAGCTTGAATCAGGGCGTTTCAACAACGTCAGCGAGGTTGTGCGCGCCGGGTTGAGGCTGCTCGAAGACGAAGAAAAGCTGCGTCAGATTCGTCACACGGAACTCAAGGCTGCAATCCAGGAAGGAATCGACAGTGAAGATGCCGGCACGATTGAAGAGGCCATAGCCAGAAATCGCGCGCGGCGGCGAGTACGCGCGGCGCCTGATAAGTAA
- a CDS encoding BrnT family toxin → MTVEDESEGEFRYVTLGTGFCGRILFVVWTERSEDTIRIISARKASPGEARQYHEG, encoded by the coding sequence TTGACCGTCGAAGACGAATCGGAAGGAGAATTCCGCTACGTCACGCTCGGCACCGGTTTCTGCGGTCGCATCCTGTTCGTCGTCTGGACTGAACGCAGCGAAGACACCATCCGCATCATTTCAGCGCGCAAGGCCAGCCCCGGCGAAGCGCGCCAGTATCACGAAGGGTAA
- a CDS encoding BrnA antitoxin family protein, with the protein MSNDMPERDFSKTKRARQVPALARIQKENEGKERITIRLDADVLAWFRDQVQGGGNYQSLINTALRAHIDDHEGALERTLRRVLREELRRKPAHAGSSSRR; encoded by the coding sequence ATGAGCAACGACATGCCGGAACGCGATTTCAGCAAGACCAAGCGCGCCAGGCAGGTGCCGGCGCTGGCTCGCATCCAGAAGGAAAACGAGGGTAAGGAACGCATCACCATCCGCCTGGATGCGGATGTGTTGGCGTGGTTTCGCGACCAGGTCCAGGGCGGCGGCAACTACCAGTCGCTCATCAACACAGCGCTACGCGCGCACATCGATGATCACGAAGGAGCCCTCGAACGCACGCTGCGGCGCGTGCTGCGCGAGGAATTGCGCCGCAAGCCAGCTCATGCCGGATCGTCGAGCCGGCGATAG
- a CDS encoding phage integrase N-terminal domain-containing protein: MDDLTYSLRQLCQRNRDGSHATQADRQGVLSLASRQLREAGFRQMRATSLKSKHVEALLNRWQTEGLSAGTLKNRLAHLRWWAEKVGKAGTIPADNAHLGIPDRRFVPQENKAKELGDGLSRIRDPHVRMSLALQQAFGLRREESIKFQPRYADRGDCLVLKGSWTKGGRPRTIPITKPEQRAVLDAARRLAGAGSLIPPEKTYIQQRRTYDGQCKAAGLSHMHGLRHCYAQARYEALTGWSSPAAGGPSTRTLDAAQREADTCARQTISRELGHERTQITTVYLGR; the protein is encoded by the coding sequence ATGGACGATCTGACATACAGCCTGCGACAGCTCTGTCAGCGCAATCGCGATGGCAGCCACGCGACGCAAGCGGACCGGCAAGGGGTGCTGAGCCTGGCCAGCCGCCAATTGCGCGAAGCCGGGTTCAGGCAGATGCGCGCCACGTCCCTGAAGAGCAAGCATGTCGAGGCGTTGCTGAATCGCTGGCAGACAGAAGGCTTATCGGCCGGTACGCTCAAGAACCGCCTGGCGCATCTGCGCTGGTGGGCCGAGAAGGTCGGCAAAGCCGGCACGATTCCCGCCGACAACGCGCATCTGGGCATCCCGGACCGGCGCTTCGTGCCGCAGGAGAACAAGGCCAAGGAACTGGGCGACGGACTGAGCCGCATCCGCGATCCGCATGTGCGTATGAGTCTGGCATTGCAGCAGGCATTTGGCTTGCGGCGCGAGGAGTCCATCAAGTTCCAGCCACGCTATGCCGACCGTGGCGACTGCCTCGTGCTCAAAGGCTCGTGGACCAAAGGCGGCCGTCCCCGCACGATACCGATTACCAAACCGGAACAGCGCGCCGTGCTCGATGCCGCGCGCCGGCTGGCTGGAGCCGGATCACTCATCCCGCCAGAGAAGACGTACATTCAGCAGCGCCGGACTTACGACGGGCAGTGCAAGGCCGCGGGCCTGAGCCACATGCATGGGCTGCGGCACTGCTACGCACAGGCGCGATACGAAGCACTGACGGGCTGGAGTTCGCCGGCGGCCGGCGGACCTTCCACACGAACTCTTGATGCAGCACAGCGCGAGGCTGATACCTGCGCCCGCCAGACGATCAGCAGAGAGTTGGGCCATGAGCGCACGCAGATCACGACGGTATACCTCGGCAGATAG
- a CDS encoding recombinase family protein, producing MTHAATTKRAIIYCRVSDKKQKHDGDGLHSQEHRCREYAASRSYEVEAVFHDDVSGGGDFMKRPGIVAMLRFLETQAHDGYVVVFDDLKRFARDTIFHLKLRQELATYRATVECLNFKFEDTPEGQFVETVIAAQGQLERLQNRRQTLQKMKARLERGYYVFAAPVGYRYEKVEGHGRMLVRDEPRASIVREALEGYASGRFQLQAEVKRFLASHPEYPRDRSGEVRAQDVTNLLKRPTYAGYVEGRNWGVALRKGHHAPLISFQTYRAIQDRLLGKARAPARKNLNADFPLRGAVACGHCGTPLTACWTKGKYLRYPYYLCPKRGCESYGKSIRRATIEGEFETLLHQLRPAPRLFRVARAMFEDLWNQRLATAETSRSGLETELAKIEREVEQFLDRIAQAQLPSVITAYENRIRQLEERKIEISEKISNCGRPLRSFDETLRTSLDFLANPWNLWASERLEHKKAVLKLAFADRLTYVRDEGFRTPDLALPFKVLAEIGCPG from the coding sequence ATGACGCACGCGGCTACGACAAAAAGAGCCATTATCTACTGCCGGGTTTCTGACAAGAAGCAGAAACACGACGGAGACGGACTGCACAGCCAGGAGCATCGCTGTCGGGAGTACGCGGCTTCCCGCAGCTACGAGGTCGAAGCCGTCTTCCACGATGATGTTTCCGGTGGCGGCGACTTCATGAAGCGCCCCGGCATAGTCGCCATGCTCAGATTTCTGGAAACGCAGGCGCACGATGGCTACGTAGTCGTTTTCGACGACCTGAAGCGCTTTGCCAGGGACACAATCTTCCACCTGAAGCTGCGGCAGGAACTGGCGACATATCGCGCGACCGTCGAATGCCTCAACTTCAAGTTCGAGGACACGCCCGAGGGCCAGTTCGTCGAAACCGTGATCGCCGCACAGGGTCAGTTGGAGCGCCTGCAGAACCGGCGCCAGACCTTGCAGAAGATGAAAGCGCGGCTCGAACGCGGCTATTACGTGTTCGCAGCGCCCGTCGGCTACCGATACGAGAAAGTGGAAGGTCATGGCCGCATGCTGGTTCGTGACGAGCCGCGGGCCTCCATCGTTCGGGAAGCCCTCGAAGGCTATGCCTCGGGCCGCTTCCAGCTCCAGGCGGAGGTGAAACGGTTCCTCGCATCCCACCCGGAGTATCCGCGCGACCGCAGCGGCGAAGTGCGCGCGCAGGACGTCACCAATCTGCTGAAGCGGCCGACCTATGCCGGCTACGTCGAAGGCCGGAATTGGGGCGTGGCTCTGCGCAAGGGCCACCATGCGCCGCTCATCAGCTTTCAAACCTACAGAGCCATCCAGGACCGCCTGCTCGGCAAAGCCAGGGCACCGGCGCGCAAGAATCTGAACGCGGATTTTCCGCTGCGCGGCGCCGTCGCCTGCGGTCACTGCGGCACGCCGCTGACGGCCTGCTGGACCAAGGGCAAGTATTTACGCTATCCGTACTATCTCTGCCCCAAGCGAGGCTGCGAGAGCTACGGCAAGTCCATCCGCCGCGCGACCATCGAGGGCGAGTTCGAGACGTTGCTCCATCAACTGCGACCGGCACCAAGACTGTTCCGCGTCGCACGGGCCATGTTCGAAGACCTCTGGAACCAGCGCCTCGCGACGGCGGAAACCAGCAGAAGCGGCCTGGAAACTGAGCTGGCGAAGATCGAGCGTGAGGTCGAACAGTTCCTCGACCGGATCGCGCAAGCGCAACTCCCTTCGGTCATCACCGCCTACGAGAACCGTATCCGCCAACTTGAAGAACGGAAGATCGAAATTAGCGAGAAAATCTCGAACTGCGGCCGACCGCTGCGTAGCTTCGACGAGACACTTAGAACTTCGCTCGATTTCCTGGCAAACCCTTGGAATCTCTGGGCTTCGGAGCGTCTAGAGCACAAGAAAGCGGTGCTGAAACTCGCCTTCGCCGACCGGCTGACCTACGTCCGGGATGAGGGGTTTAGAACTCCCGATCTCGCCTTACCTTTCAAGGTGTTGGCAGAGATCGGATGCCCCGGCTGA
- a CDS encoding IS481 family transposase yields the protein MPWKECSVMEEPLRFVARLLDGEGISEVCREFGISRKTGYKIFNRYKDEGLEALSDRSRRPVRYANQLPEQIERAIVTAKKDKPHWGARKIRELLVRKLAGDVRIPAKSTVHAVLDRHGLVKRARQRRRFKAEGTPLSQAVAPNALWCADFKGEFRLGNRQYCYPLTVTDQASRMILMCEALESTKEPPVIEAFLRLFRERGLPTAIRSDNGLPFASPNGLYNLSKLSVWWLRLNIALERIKPGNPQQNGRHERMHRTLKAQTTRPPGMNVLQQQARFDAFISEFNEERPHEAIDMKVPAERYTPSPRAYEGLPELAYPFHDRDILVTACGRICLHRKKINVSTVLAGQRLGIKEVDEDIWLVSFMHYDLGYIDLEQRTLQTIDNPFGTRLSPMS from the coding sequence ATGCCGTGGAAGGAGTGTTCGGTAATGGAAGAACCTCTTCGCTTCGTGGCCCGTCTTCTCGATGGAGAAGGCATCAGTGAGGTGTGCCGGGAGTTCGGTATTTCGCGCAAAACCGGCTACAAGATCTTCAACCGCTACAAGGATGAAGGCCTGGAGGCGCTGAGCGATCGCAGCCGTCGGCCGGTGCGCTATGCCAACCAGTTGCCCGAGCAGATCGAGCGGGCAATCGTGACGGCCAAGAAAGACAAGCCGCATTGGGGCGCCAGGAAAATCCGGGAGTTGCTGGTGCGCAAGCTCGCCGGTGACGTGCGCATCCCGGCGAAAAGCACGGTGCACGCCGTGCTCGACCGTCACGGCTTGGTAAAACGGGCTCGTCAGCGACGACGCTTCAAGGCCGAGGGAACGCCCCTGTCCCAGGCCGTTGCTCCCAACGCGCTGTGGTGTGCCGATTTCAAGGGCGAGTTCAGGCTCGGCAACCGCCAATACTGTTACCCCCTAACCGTGACTGACCAGGCCTCGCGCATGATCCTGATGTGCGAAGCCCTTGAGTCCACCAAGGAACCCCCCGTCATCGAGGCCTTCCTACGCCTGTTCAGAGAGCGCGGCCTGCCAACAGCGATCAGAAGCGACAATGGCCTGCCCTTCGCAAGCCCCAACGGCCTCTACAACCTCTCCAAGCTCTCCGTGTGGTGGCTGAGGCTGAACATCGCCCTGGAGCGCATCAAACCGGGCAACCCGCAGCAGAACGGCCGGCACGAGCGTATGCACCGTACCCTCAAGGCACAGACCACCCGCCCGCCAGGCATGAACGTCCTGCAGCAGCAAGCCAGGTTTGATGCTTTCATCAGCGAATTCAACGAGGAACGCCCTCATGAGGCGATCGACATGAAGGTGCCCGCCGAACGGTATACACCCTCTCCAAGAGCCTATGAGGGCCTACCAGAACTCGCCTACCCCTTCCACGACCGCGACATCCTCGTCACCGCCTGCGGCCGTATTTGCTTGCATCGAAAGAAGATTAATGTCTCCACCGTGCTCGCCGGTCAGAGACTGGGCATCAAGGAGGTCGACGAGGACATTTGGCTGGTGAGCTTCATGCACTATGATCTGGGATATATCGACCTGGAACAGAGAACCCTACAGACCATCGACAACCCGTTCGGCACGAGGTTGTCACCCATGTCTTAG
- the purU gene encoding formyltetrahydrofolate deformylase: MPQYILTMSCPDSTGIVAAITSFIAERGGLITETAHFVDEFSDRSFMRTTFRGDALPEAPVLRAEFAAVGERFKMDWALHIPEMHCKTLIAVSRQDHCLNSLLHRRSIGTLPIDIVGIVSNHDTHARLAQWYELPFHHYPIEPGGKIAQEARMLELFSTSGAELLVMARYMQILTDRACEYLEGRCINIHHSFLPGFKGAKPYHQAYERGVKIIGATAHYATANLDEGPIIEQDVQRVDHTMLPADLVEIGHDLEAMVLNRAVRWHAEHRVFITGNRTVVLRS, translated from the coding sequence ATGCCTCAATATATTTTGACCATGTCCTGCCCGGACAGCACGGGTATCGTGGCGGCGATCACGAGTTTTATCGCCGAGCGCGGCGGATTGATCACGGAAACCGCGCATTTCGTGGATGAATTCTCGGACCGCTCCTTCATGCGTACCACTTTTCGCGGCGATGCGCTTCCGGAAGCACCGGTGTTGCGCGCCGAGTTTGCCGCCGTCGGCGAACGCTTCAAAATGGACTGGGCACTGCATATACCGGAGATGCACTGCAAGACGCTGATCGCGGTATCCCGGCAGGATCATTGCCTCAACAGCCTGCTGCATCGCAGGAGCATCGGTACATTGCCGATCGACATCGTCGGTATCGTATCGAATCACGATACCCATGCGCGCCTGGCCCAGTGGTACGAGCTGCCGTTTCATCATTATCCGATCGAGCCGGGCGGAAAGATCGCACAGGAGGCGCGCATGCTGGAGCTGTTCAGTACCTCCGGGGCGGAGTTGTTGGTGATGGCGCGCTACATGCAAATATTGACGGACCGGGCCTGCGAATATCTCGAAGGACGCTGTATCAATATCCACCATTCCTTCCTGCCGGGTTTCAAGGGCGCGAAGCCCTATCACCAAGCCTATGAGCGCGGCGTCAAGATCATCGGTGCAACCGCCCATTACGCCACTGCGAATCTGGACGAGGGGCCGATCATCGAACAGGACGTGCAGCGAGTGGATCACACCATGCTGCCGGCCGACCTGGTGGAGATCGGCCACGACCTGGAAGCCATGGTGCTGAATCGTGCGGTGCGCTGGCACGCCGAGCATCGTGTATTCATCACCGGCAACCGCACGGTCGTATTGAGATCCTGA
- a CDS encoding alpha/beta fold hydrolase codes for MNSTIEVRRYRGADGINLVADVGGDPSAPPVILLHGGGQTRHSWRGVMRELVARGYHVINFDARGHGDSGWSPDGAYGLNLFAADLGSIVATLPSPPVLVGASMGGATSLYATGMSTKPFARALVLVDVVPRIDLAGAKKIIAFMSARSDGFATLEEAADAVAAYNPHRPRPKDTAGLMKNLRRRADGRLHWHWDPRFLDDPQRAEPPLFTEQLNQAAGQIRIPTLLVRGLKSDLVSEEGVAELRRQLPQLEVHDVVGAGHMVAGDKNDAFNEGVLKFLDKHMPAPSGAS; via the coding sequence ATGAATTCCACGATTGAAGTACGCCGCTACCGCGGTGCCGATGGGATCAACCTGGTAGCTGACGTGGGGGGCGATCCTTCGGCGCCGCCCGTGATACTGCTGCACGGCGGCGGACAAACACGCCACTCCTGGCGTGGCGTCATGCGCGAACTGGTAGCGCGCGGCTATCATGTGATCAATTTCGATGCACGCGGACATGGCGACAGCGGCTGGTCGCCCGACGGCGCGTACGGACTGAACCTGTTCGCCGCGGACCTGGGCAGCATCGTCGCAACGCTGCCGAGTCCGCCGGTGCTGGTCGGCGCCTCGATGGGCGGTGCAACCTCCCTTTACGCCACCGGCATGAGCACGAAGCCGTTCGCCAGGGCGCTGGTGCTGGTCGATGTCGTACCTCGGATCGATCTGGCCGGGGCGAAAAAAATCATAGCTTTCATGAGCGCGCGGTCTGACGGTTTCGCGACGCTGGAAGAAGCCGCCGATGCCGTCGCCGCCTATAACCCGCATCGGCCCAGGCCGAAGGATACGGCAGGGCTCATGAAGAATCTGCGGCGCCGTGCCGATGGCCGTCTGCATTGGCATTGGGATCCGCGATTCCTGGATGATCCGCAACGAGCGGAGCCGCCGCTGTTTACGGAGCAACTGAATCAGGCAGCGGGACAGATACGAATTCCGACCTTGCTGGTACGTGGTCTGAAAAGCGATCTGGTCTCCGAAGAAGGCGTCGCCGAACTGCGCAGGCAGCTGCCGCAGCTCGAAGTCCATGATGTGGTAGGCGCCGGCCATATGGTCGCCGGCGACAAGAACGACGCCTTCAACGAGGGCGTACTCAAATTCCTGGACAAGCATATGCCTGCGCCTTCCGGAGCCTCTTAG
- a CDS encoding FAD-binding oxidoreductase, translated as MIARLQALLRWLFMQIEALFNRAFGDQLNPFYHLGSIAFFLFWIVAGSGLYLYAFFDTSVVGAYSSVDALTHKQWFAGGVLRSIHRYASDAMVVVMMIHMVRYFAFNRMRGFRSFSWITGVALIWLVYTSGVNGYMLPWDKLSQFVIDASFEWLGQLPGFDALIRNVLYPTSINDRFFSLLVFIHIGVPLLLLLVMWVHVQRVPKARMQPPRLIGFSVVFMLLVAALVQPVLSQGGAADLGTAVTSLKFDWFYLGGLPLLYHWSPERVWLLTGAVTALLVVIPWLPLQRRGSRRDFQLEIHPGPSHAVARTGETILEAGLRAGVALRYECRNGGCGVCMCTVLNGSIDHGAYQPSVLTQQMRDAGKALMCCATPRSDLEIEVEALDSDGASSIRSYIGQVSSLERLADDVMRLRISISGGRRIDFAAGQYINIVFEDGQRRAFSFANAPQDNEQIELHVRLIPGGLFTTRVFTTMKVGDTLNFEGPFGRFTLREGPKPILFVAGATGFAPIKSIVEEAFRRGVQRPMHLYWGVRERKDLYMLDLAERWAREYANFAVTPVLSEDHSADWQGRRGLVHEAMLTDHPDLSGYEIYVCGSVRMVETAVPAFIAQGVSEDACLSDAFLPSKESANRS; from the coding sequence ATGATCGCCCGATTGCAGGCGCTGTTGCGCTGGTTATTCATGCAGATCGAGGCGCTGTTCAATCGAGCTTTCGGCGATCAGCTGAATCCGTTCTATCATCTTGGTTCGATCGCGTTCTTCCTGTTCTGGATCGTGGCCGGAAGCGGCTTGTATCTCTACGCCTTCTTCGATACCAGTGTGGTCGGCGCTTATAGTTCGGTCGATGCGCTCACGCACAAGCAATGGTTCGCCGGCGGTGTACTGCGCAGCATTCATCGCTACGCATCCGATGCAATGGTCGTCGTGATGATGATCCACATGGTGCGCTACTTTGCGTTCAATCGCATGCGTGGCTTCCGATCGTTCTCGTGGATCACGGGCGTGGCGCTGATCTGGCTGGTCTATACCTCGGGCGTCAACGGCTACATGCTGCCGTGGGACAAGCTGTCACAATTCGTCATCGATGCCAGTTTCGAGTGGTTGGGTCAGTTGCCGGGCTTCGATGCGCTGATTCGCAACGTTCTCTACCCTACGAGCATCAACGATCGATTCTTCTCGCTGCTGGTGTTCATTCATATCGGCGTGCCGCTGTTGCTGTTGCTGGTGATGTGGGTGCACGTGCAGCGCGTACCCAAGGCGCGGATGCAGCCGCCGCGGCTGATCGGATTCAGCGTGGTGTTCATGCTGCTGGTGGCAGCCCTGGTGCAGCCGGTGCTGAGCCAGGGCGGCGCAGCCGATCTTGGTACCGCGGTCACGTCGCTCAAATTCGACTGGTTCTACCTGGGAGGGCTGCCGCTGTTGTATCACTGGTCGCCCGAGAGGGTATGGCTGTTGACGGGCGCGGTCACGGCGTTGCTCGTCGTCATCCCATGGCTGCCGTTGCAGCGCCGCGGCAGCCGGCGCGACTTTCAACTGGAGATTCATCCGGGCCCCAGCCACGCGGTTGCGCGAACCGGGGAGACCATTCTCGAGGCAGGGCTGCGTGCAGGAGTGGCGCTGCGCTATGAATGCCGCAACGGCGGCTGCGGCGTATGCATGTGCACGGTGCTCAACGGCAGCATCGATCACGGCGCTTACCAGCCGAGCGTATTGACGCAGCAGATGCGTGATGCAGGCAAGGCGCTGATGTGCTGCGCCACACCCCGTAGCGATCTCGAGATCGAGGTCGAGGCGCTGGATTCCGACGGTGCCAGCAGCATCCGTTCCTATATCGGACAAGTATCGAGCCTCGAACGGTTGGCCGATGATGTCATGCGGCTCAGAATTTCGATCTCCGGCGGACGCCGTATCGATTTCGCGGCGGGCCAGTACATCAATATCGTGTTCGAGGATGGACAACGGCGGGCGTTTTCCTTCGCCAATGCACCGCAGGATAATGAACAGATCGAACTGCATGTTCGCCTGATTCCCGGCGGTCTTTTCACTACGCGTGTGTTCACCACCATGAAGGTCGGCGATACGCTGAACTTTGAGGGGCCGTTTGGACGTTTCACATTACGCGAAGGTCCGAAGCCGATTCTGTTCGTCGCCGGCGCAACCGGCTTTGCGCCGATCAAGAGTATTGTCGAGGAAGCCTTTCGCCGCGGGGTCCAGCGTCCCATGCATCTGTATTGGGGAGTGCGCGAACGCAAGGATCTGTACATGCTCGATCTGGCTGAACGCTGGGCGCGTGAATATGCGAATTTTGCGGTGACACCGGTGCTCTCCGAGGATCACTCGGCCGATTGGCAGGGGCGCCGCGGGTTGGTGCATGAGGCGATGCTGACGGACCATCCCGATTTAAGCGGATATGAGATCTACGTGTGCGGCTCGGTACGGATGGTCGAAACGGCGGTGCCGGCGTTCATTGCTCAGGGAGTCAGTGAAGACGCATGTCTGTCGGACGCATTCCTGCCGTCGAAAGAGTCGGCGAATAGGTCGTAG